A single window of Marinobacter sp. LA51 DNA harbors:
- the htpX gene encoding protease HtpX — protein MRILLFLATNLAVILVASFTLRLLGVDSYLSQHGIQYGPLLAFAAVFGFAGAIISLLISKPMAKWSTKAKIIESPRTPAERWLMETVADLAKNAGIGMPDVAIFPASQSNAFATGWNKNDALVAVSEGLLHRFNKDEIRAVLGHEIGHVANGDMVTLALIQGVVNTFVIFASRVIGSFVDRVIFKNESGHGIGFFVVSIAAEIVLGILASTIVFWFSRRREFRADIAGAQLAGRSAMISALARLKQESEMPDQMPDTLQAFGINRGARGGLSALFMTHPPLEDRIQALKQAGL, from the coding sequence ATGCGGATTCTGTTGTTTCTGGCCACCAACCTTGCGGTCATCCTGGTCGCGAGTTTCACGCTAAGACTGCTTGGCGTCGACAGCTACCTCTCCCAGCACGGCATTCAATACGGACCGCTGCTGGCATTTGCCGCAGTCTTCGGCTTTGCCGGCGCCATCATTTCGCTACTGATTTCAAAGCCCATGGCGAAGTGGAGCACCAAGGCCAAGATCATCGAATCTCCGCGCACGCCGGCAGAACGCTGGCTAATGGAGACGGTGGCGGACCTGGCCAAGAATGCCGGCATCGGCATGCCGGATGTCGCTATTTTCCCGGCTTCACAGTCGAACGCCTTTGCCACCGGCTGGAACAAGAACGATGCACTGGTAGCAGTCAGTGAGGGGCTTCTGCACCGATTCAACAAAGACGAAATCCGTGCGGTACTGGGGCATGAAATTGGCCACGTGGCCAACGGCGACATGGTTACCCTCGCACTGATCCAGGGGGTGGTGAACACCTTCGTGATCTTCGCCTCCCGGGTAATCGGTTCGTTCGTCGACCGGGTCATCTTCAAGAACGAGAGTGGCCACGGCATCGGCTTCTTCGTGGTCAGCATTGCCGCCGAAATCGTCCTGGGCATTCTGGCCAGCACCATTGTGTTCTGGTTCTCCCGGCGGCGAGAGTTCCGGGCTGACATTGCTGGCGCACAGCTGGCCGGGCGATCGGCCATGATCAGCGCGCTGGCCAGACTGAAACAGGAAAGTGAGATGCCGGATCAAATGCCGGATACGCTGCAGGCCTTCGGTATTAACCGGGGCGCCAGGGGCGGACTTAGTGCCCTGTTCATGACCCATCCACCGCTGGAGGAC